Genomic window (Plasmodium knowlesi strain H genome assembly, chromosome: 9):
TTTTCAACAAGCATCCATACTGCTTCGAAAGAATGAGAGATGCCTTGCACAGAACATGAGACTCGTTCATATATCGAGCAGAGAGAAGCATGTTATGGTTAGTGGTGTTGGCCTCCACACTATCTGTCTGGTCACATGCCATCATATTTAAAGTATTTAATAAACCAACAACAGCTAGCTGAATATTTTCGAAATTGAGACTAAATTTGCTGACAGCTTCTGAGTTTAAATTTTCCATGTTGTCCCAGATATGTTTGAACTCTCCATTTCGCAAAATTCGTGGGCAGATAAAGTCAGTAATTTGTATACTCAAGGGATTAATGGAGTAGGTGTCGGGGAATCCATTGTccatttcgttttctttGGTGAGGAAGTGTAAAGAAAGTTGAAAATGTTGGTTGACCTGGTAATTTTCATTTATGGGTTCTTCCTGTAGGGGGATATTCCTTCCCAGGAGGATATACAAATTTTGTGGTGcgttaaaatataaattaggAATGGCTGTTTTTTCCAAAACggtccattttttatcaaacgAATTTATTTGCATATTTACGTCTGCCAGAACTTGCTCACTCAATGTATTTTGTATGATAAATTCTAGTAAGATGTGCTTATCGTAAATGTACTTCTTCACAAGGACAGTGTACTCAGCTTCACTTTCCGTTAGTGGTATAGATTTTCCTACCATTTTGAGTGCACCCAATTGGTACTTCTCTAAAAGGTTAGATACATCTTCTGATAGAACGAATTCTGTGTTCTGTTCTGGTAATTTTGTCCCATTTAGGGATCCACCATACACATCTGCGTTggaacttttccttttcaagttgggagaggaagaaggagttACTAACTCCTTGAATGTGTTgtctcccattttttgtatttcctccTTGACATTGTGGTAATCAAATTCTTCTGTTACATTTTCTTCTACATGCTTTTCGATTAAATAAAGTAGATTGTCCAAGTGGGTAGGTGGTTCATTTGTTAGGAGTTCATCAATTAGGGGCAAATGCTCCGGGGAATCACTTTCCTCCCCCTGAAGGTTCTCCCCtttgtttattttctccttcaaaatGTAATACAAAAAGTTGGAGCGATCCCTCACTTCATCATCGTTATCAGCCAAGAGGCAATttagaaggaacaaaatatCCTTGGAGTTGGATCCACATTTTAGGGCAATGTGAAAGAGAGCATATAATCCATCAACCCGTATTGTTGAATTCTCCAAAATGAGTCTGTTGTATATGTATCTTATATACTTAGACGGGGTCGACGTTTTAGGGATGTGAACTAATAGGAATCTAATAACCCTGAGGAGAAGAGAGTTATATTCACAATCTTCAATAAATTCACAAAGTTGCAAAATGGCTGTTTCCTCCGAATTGGGAATTCGActaataattaaaataatggCATCTATAGTTTTGGATTTGAACTGATAAGATTCTTCATCTCTGAGATTGTTGGAGAGGAAACTCAGAATAGTGTTACACTTGGAGGGATAGATAAAGCATAGGTTCTTTAATTCCTCTATAAtttgaattttaaaaaaggtatTATCTCCAGTCATATAATTAGTAATTTGACTAAGTAATCGATCTATGTTGGCTTCATTTCCTGTTTTCAACAACGTTGTGAATGCCAAGACACAGATACTTTTGTTGCTATCGGTCAGGAGATTTTCTATGTCTTGATTAATTTTCGATGCCACGTGGGGTCTATGGTGGGATAACTTATTTATCTGTCTGATTATGCTAAATTTTTCCACTACTTTGgatgataataaaaaagctTGACATACCTTCATACACTCGTTCAGTATATCTACGTTAAATACGGTGGTGGAATTTCTCCCCCCTTGATCGTAAATGGCTAGCTCAAATATGCACTTAATACATTCAAAAAGGATAATGGGATCTTTACTTTTAAGGCAGTTCTTCAGATAATCAAAGCATACTTTTGTCGTGGGGTGGataaaatttcctttattcGTTGCATAATCCTGTATGTTGTACATATCGTGCGTTCGTCCTGTGGATCGACTTGCCTGTGTGGAAGGGAAACCGTTCATCGCGTTTCCAACCTGGGTAGAACCTTGGGGGGAAGTAGCCCCTGGGGGGAGGTGCTTCGTATTGCCAATTTCGCTATCCACCTCAGTGCAATAAATCAAAGAGGAAGCGTACTTAATTAAAAGGCAATTGGCAAGAGAACCGGACAAATTACTTGAGCTTTTATTGTAGgacgaaattattttttccagagCCAGTTTATCTTGATACTTAATAGAGCATAACAACGTTAAGGCATGAAACTGAATCATGGGATTTTTGCTATTTATACATTCGCTAACTTCATGAATCCATTTCTTTACTATATCGCACGATGCGTTTAAATATAGATTCAATCCacagagaagggaagaacaaGAAACGAAGGGGTTCTTATCTACAATAGCTGTTTTTAAGTATCGCTCAATTTGAGTAGCCATGGAATTATCAATAATTTTACTTAATACCCGTATCGCATTTGCCCTATAGCAATCATTAGCTGAATTCATATCCTTCGTCAAGGAACTTGTTACAATAAAAACTTCTGTCTCATTTACCGGCAAACTTTTAATGAGTAAATAAACCATCCTCCGTAGCCTTTCATTATTCGATTGAAATAACTTGGtgatgttaaaaaatatgtctgTGCATTCTTGTGATGTTagcttttcttcccctttattTATGAGgtataaaatttttgtcaATATCTGCATGCATTTTTGTGTATTCAATGGATAGCTAGAGAATACTCTGGTTTCCTGGAGGATGCTAGCTTTATCTCCTTCATGGGGATTAACAGGTGTTTTTTCATCATCGTATTTGGAGTCCTTCAGCAGATTCCGCTGAATTTTATCTTTGATTCCAATTGGCTTCAGCATCTTCCTTGGTTGTGTAACAACTGAGCAGTTCCAAGACGGAGAATGGTGGTGCTCGGGAGGCGCGCTGTACTGGAGAGGCGACCCCTAAGGCACTCAGGAATGGTGACTTGGTCGACGTGCATTCACTTTttgcacatgaaaaaaagcaGACACATGTGTCAATGTGCCCTTCTGTGGTTGTTTCATCTATTTCAACGTGGGATTATTAAATGGATTGGTATCCttggaaaaggaggggggggggggagaaaccCACAAGTGAACacaaatagaagaaaaaaaaaaaaaaaaaggaaccacTTAAATTGATCAATTAAAATGTATGCAAAAATACATCGCGCCGAGTCGGGAGGGAGAGGAATAACAGAAACAACTCTTTCGTATTGTCAACGCGGGATTAGGAACGCTGATCAGAAGGGGCCTTCGAATCGGTCGGTTTGTTTGCTATATATTTAGcaacagggggggggactGTATACGCGCAATAACATATATTAAACTTCATTATTGCGCGTATACACTCCCACACAAATGCTTGCTGGGCTGTTCAAGTGCTCTCGCGAACTAACACCCTACGTATGCATTCGCTTAGAAATCCTTCCAGTAAAATACAGGACGATCCAATTTGCTAagttcttttcatcatttgggtgtatccctttttttttttttttttttttttttttttttggcatccCCTCAACTTGGCGAAAGTAATCCTTTCTTAACGCGATAAcgggacaattttttctaacCTGGAAAACTGATCACTCGATCGTTTGCCTTTTACAAATATGCATTCAGCAGCAGCTGGGGTTGTGTTGGAGAGGTAAAGATATGAGTAATTATTtctgcgattttttttttttttttttttcttttccattcaaTTTTGACACAGCAAGGGATGGGtaacataaatatatgctCTTATCCATATTCTGTACTAACatgtggaatttttttttttttttttcttttcctttcctgaaaaaaaaaaaaaaaaaaattggtgcATATGAAGCATTCGGTGCGTATAATGCCATGTGGGGTTTTCTTGCCCTCTAGGGCTGAACCAGAAACAGGGTTTAGTTTGCCTAGCGATGAAAATATCATTCAGTATATTTCAGTCGCGCTGAAAATTGCGCataaaataggaaaatgCATAAAGGATACAGGGATAGCCCCCTAAAATATATCATCTGCGACGATGTATGAACAATAcatgtgttcatttttcctcctcatatTGATAGCCACCCACATTTCCATACTTGCAATGCATTCACGCGTACATGTAACCTCCCCTCTTATATGTGCATAACTTTGCGTGTAACTCCATAAATGTTCAATACAACCGAGGAGTtgcgtttccttttttttttcgtataatAATGAATAACGTTTTGATCCATGTGTGTGGGAACAGAAGAATTCAATTAGCCCATCCCAATTGAGCGCACGTACACACGCATTGTCATTGCAATGCCCCCAAGTGCTTTCTTCCACATATTTCTGTGCCCATGCGGTGGCTAATACTTTTATTGTACAAGCAGGGGATgcagatgaaaaggaaggcaAGCGGACAGCTTGGCTACTGGATAATTTGGTGTGATTGCTAATCGTTGCCACTCATCCATATCCTTTTTGAAACTattgcaaaagaaaaaaagtagatgGTTCCATTCTAAGTGTCCACAAataatgtggaaaaaaaaaaaaaaaaaaagatacctTTCTTGCTAATCCCAAGGCAGAACATATTCTGATGAGCCACTTCAAATACATTTCCACCAAATCGGGTTATGTCCCATTCCATGTCTACACGAACAACACAGCTCACTATGCGCAGGAAGTGCTTAAGGGAATATTCTCCCCATATAATAtaccacaattttttttttcttttttttgtactaaATTTACACTTAACATTTAAAGAATCATCCGTGTTGGTTGTGATAAATTTATGTAGACATAAATTTTTGCACATGATGTGTGTAAAGCCCCCATTGCAAATAAACAATTACTAAACAAGCAAGCATTCGCcggaacatttttttttttttttctctcttttacGAATATGTGTGTAAATTTTAGCAGAAACAGTTTATAATGCAAacaaactggaaaaaaaaaaaaaaaaaaaaaaaaaaaaaaaaatggctaccttccttttcacctTCGCCCTACTTTTGTGCAAAGTGTCATGTATGGATGAAGCTGCATTTCTTGGTATGTCTTTCGAAAATGGTGATGTGCACGTTTGTCTCTTATCCGTTTCGTTCATCCGCTCGTTGGCCGCATCGTGCTACGAACTATCTCCCGATCAATCATTAAAGCATTAATTGTGGACCTGGAACCTGGCGTCACTTTGGTAATAGCAGAGCCTTTCCtgcttctcctcctcttccttcttcggTCTTTGCTTAACAACTTTCTCCCTGGTGGTGGTTACCTTATATTCGGTGTTGAATGAATCCACAATGTTGTCCTTGTTGGATGAGCAATGAAAATCGAAGTCGCTGTAATCGTATGTAGAGGAGCTGGAAGTTTTGTTAAAGTTATCGCGAATGGTTTCGTCCAAACGTATGGTAGCCTTGGTGTAGCTGCTTGGGTGGGGAAACGCGTTCGTCTTGTGGTTAGGCACACCTGCACTTCGGTTATCACTTGGGTGGTCAGTTGGGTGGTTGACTTGATCATCGCTTGGGCTTTCGCCATCCTTTCCGCCTCCCTCCAAGTAGGCATGAGTGCTGACCGCCTGGGTACGACGCACTTCGTCGAACGTTTTATTCCGCCCCGTGGCGCAATGCGAAAGAGTACCCTGGTTTGTTCCCTTACCTTCCATTTGCAGGTTCATTGAACTTTTGTCTTTCCCCTCCTGAGGGAGGTCCCCCAGGAGTAGGTCCTCGTACCGCTCCTTGCCTGCTACAAGTGGGTTCCGACTGCGATGGTCACTTCGGTTCCCATTGGCAGTACCGTTGGTAGTCCCGTTGGCAGTCGCGTCGGCAGTCCCGTTGACTTCCCCGTTGGCGCTCCCCGCGCTGCTCATCCAATGGCCGCAGTGCTCCTCCCGGCCCAACGCTTTCAACATTTTCATAAAACCAGAATGATCACTCTTCTCCACACTCCTGCTTCTGCTATTACAGTCATTCTCCTCGTAACTCGTTTCGTAATTCGCCACGCAGGGGAAACTGCCACCTTGTGGGTCATCGTCATCCTTCCGTTCGCTTAACTTTCCCAACATATTCGTGGGGTAGTACTGCTCGTTCTTATCGTAGCCTTTTTTCATGGAAACGTAGTTATGCTTTGTGTTTACACCTGGTGTATCGTAATTGCCTGTTCCATACAACTGGCCCACAGGCATCTTCGTCAGATGGACATGGgttgtatttttccttccatcatAATTCCTACCACCCTTCGTATTCttcataaaattattaataataatatcGTTGGCGTCGTTGCTGTTATTTGGTTCCTCTGCCATATGAGTGGAGGAGTCAATATTCGAAGGGAAATTCTTTCCATCCTTATTCACTCTGTCATTACACAATTTGGAGTTTGCACTCTGTCTCGTGTCGTCTGGAATTATAGTGTCGATGATCATCTGATTGTTGTTTTTCCCATCTTCACCAGTAGATTTTATTTGCTCCACATAACGACTCCTTGGTGCCTCTACATCATTCTTCATGTCATTTTCTcggtgcaatttttttttgttcatgatAGAGGATAGGCCACTTTCATActcgtaattttttcccttgatATTAGCACAATTATTAATGTTATAATTGGAGAGGTTACTTTTGGACACCATCCTTGCCATTTCTTCGACGACTGTGTCCTTCTTATTGCCAATGTGATACCCCTTATCAGCATTATCCTTGCTACTAATATTCGTATGATCATTCACGCATTGTTTAATTTTATCGTTATTTGAAAAGGTTTCCCAATTTAGGGGGTTCAGTTGTTCACTCTCTTTTATGTGTAACTTactcttctctttttccatGTCAATGCATCTGCTACCTCGCAAGGGATGACTCCTCCTGTCGTGGTCTACTATACTCTCCCCCTCCGCATAACAAACAAAACGATCGGGATGGCTATTTTTTACTCTGGAGTCTTCCATATATCTGATGCAACTGTCTATGATATTCCGGGAAAGGTCTCCCGACTTGTCCATCTTCCCACAAATGTCTGAAGAAGTGGATACAGTAGCTTTGTTGAAATAACCCCTCAATGTGGAAGGGCAATGAAATGGTTCCTCTTTATTATTTAAGCTCTCCATGTGATACCCATTTGTTCTATCTACAACGGTATgaccttccccttttgttcGATCCTCCTCACAGTTATAATGCACCCTTTCAttcgtttttccttccgcTACTAAGAAAGAATTAtcgcccatttttttcttttt
Coding sequences:
- a CDS encoding coatomer subunit gamma, putative encodes the protein MLKPIGIKDKIQRNLLKDSKYDDEKTPVNPHEGDKASILQETRVFSSYPLNTQKCMQILTKILYLINKGEEKLTSQECTDIFFNITKLFQSNNERLRRMVYLLIKSLPVNETEVFIVTSSLTKDMNSANDCYRANAIRVLSKIIDNSMATQIERYLKTAIVDKNPFVSCSSLLCGLNLYLNASCDIVKKWIHEVSECINSKNPMIQFHALTLLCSIKYQDKLALEKIISSYNKSSSNLSGSLANCLLIKYASSLIYCTEVDSEIGNTKHLPPGATSPQGSTQVGNAMNGFPSTQASRSTGRTHDMYNIQDYATNKGNFIHPTTKVCFDYLKNCLKSKDPIILFECIKCIFELAIYDQGGRNSTTVFNVDILNECMKVCQAFLLSSKVVEKFSIIRQINKLSHHRPHVASKINQDIENLLTDSNKSICVLAFTTLLKTGNEANIDRLLSQITNYMTGDNTFFKIQIIEELKNLCFIYPSKCNTILSFLSNNLRDEESYQFKSKTIDAIILIISRIPNSEETAILQLCEFIEDCEYNSLLLRVIRFLLVHIPKTSTPSKYIRYIYNRLILENSTIRVDGLYALFHIALKCGSNSKDILFLLNCLLADNDDEVRDRSNFLYYILKEKINKGENLQGEESDSPEHLPLIDELLTNEPPTHLDNLLYLIEKHVEENVTEEFDYHNVKEEIQKMGDNTFKELVTPSSSPNLKRKSSNADVYGGSLNGTKLPEQNTEFVLSEDVSNLLEKYQLGALKMVGKSIPLTESEAEYTVLVKKYIYDKHILLEFIIQNTLSEQVLADVNMQINSFDKKWTVLEKTAIPNLYFNAPQNLYILLGRNIPLQEEPINENYQVNQHFQLSLHFLTKENEMDNGFPDTYSINPLSIQITDFICPRILRNGEFKHIWDNMENLNSEAVSKFSLNFENIQLAVVGLLNTLNMMACDQTDSVEANTTNHNMLLSARYMNESHVLCKASLILSKQYGCLLKIVCRSCERQLSEMLLKSLE